The Coccidioides posadasii str. Silveira chromosome 2, complete sequence genomic interval CCTCCACTCAATCGGGTGGGTTCATAAAGCCATCCGATCTCAAAACATCCTTGTCATTGAAAGGATGGCCACGTCTTCGTCGCCGAAAAAGCGATTCCCCTACGCTTTGGGAAACCCATACCTGGTGAATTTCCAATCATCAAGAAGCAACGATGCGGAGACTGACCCTAGCTTTCGTGGGGGAATACGATGGGAAGAGGATATTTATCATCACCCAGACCGACAAGGGTTTCGACAGGATAGCGAACATGCTAGGTATCTAATGGTGCACGATATCTATAGCTTAGGCGTGGTATTGCTGGAACTCGGAATATGGCGGCCACTGGAGAAATATTCCGCGAAATTACGAGATAGCGCGCCTCCTAGCCGTCGAGATTTCCTTGTTGAGCTCGCTGAGGAGACACAGGTCGCCATGGGGAGGAGGTACAGGGACTTGGTAATATGGTGCTTGAAACTGGAAAGCGATTCTCCGGTTGCGAATGTTCGATACGCAGCTCACGTGCTCGAGACGCTTGAGGAACTGGCAACAGCATTATTATGATCCAACCCAATTGCCTAAGTCCGTGACTGTTAGGCCCCTGGCCACTATGTCTAAGGCGGCCGGTCTCTGGATGCGGTAGAGAGAACAGGAAATTATCTCACAACGTAGGCTTCTTGCCAGTCCTTAGCCTTTGGAGAACATTCTCCTCTGATGCGGGCATAAAAGAGTGTCATTCTCAATCGGATGGGGTGAAATTGATGCTATGTAGCATGTAGTATAAGCAGAGGAGATTTCGGACGAATCTCAGTATACGGGTATCCTAGGTTGACGAGAAATACCGGAACAATGCCAGCCAAGGAAAAAAATCGCCAGGGAGGGTTAGTATATCTGGTGGTTTGATCATTTAACAATCCTTAAGCGGTTCGAGAGGAAACGAGTGTATGTACGAAGGACGTCCTCGTCTATCCCAAACAGCCAAGCTTGGTTGCGAGGTGATAGAGACCTGTGCTGATTTTACAATCCCGTAGTACCAAGGAAAATGCGAGAGCTGAGATAGTTACAGTGAGCAATGCATCACTATTCCGGCCTTCGTCGCAACCTCTTGATTTCGTGCCGTCCAAGGGACCCGGCGAGAGCGATACAAGCAATGGGGTCAATCCCGATGTTAGGCCCTGCACTAGTCCGAACTGGGAACAGCGTGATTCGGTCCAGACCCACCAGCCAGGTTCTCTGCACTAAACCAGATTGGGATTTGGCGCCGTTGAAAAGGACACGGTGCTTCGAGTCGCTGGATGTCGGACTGGATGGAGGTTGCTGATGGCTGAGAGATAACCTGGCCTCATCTCCCACGCGACGGAGTATATTGAACCGTTCTTTCACTCCGCTCTCTCCTCGCCTGCATTTCCAGTGGGTTTCTGGATCTTGCCAGTAGAGCACTCCATTCCCTTCTACAAGCTCCATGTCCGCCACCCTTCAGCTTATCCAGCTGTGATAAGTTTCGACGGAGGCGATATTTTCGCCGGCCAAACGCCGCAAAGATGTCTTCCAAGGACTACAATTATGATGAACAGGTGACATATTCTCTCTCCGCGGTCTCCATCGCCTGGTGCGCAATCGCAGTGGGCAACCAGTTGACGTCTTCATGATCCTAGGGCCAATTCTTTCCCTTCTTTATCCTTACCCTCACCGGCCTCGTTACCCTTCCGCTCACTTATACGCTTCTTAAACCTGTCAAAGGTAATCCATCCGATGACCGATGTCTAATTCGCTGTCTTAATCAGAACACCTAGCGCCAAAAAAATACCGGACACTGACTCTTTCGATCTTTTAGGACTAGAAACCTCCGCGCCGCGGATACAGTCTGATTTCAAGCCCCACCATGCCAGTCTTATTGAGGGTCAAAAGCAGAAGCTTTTGCGCAAAGAACGTCGGATAAAACGCATAATCACAGTCTTTGCGGGTTATGCAATAATGGCATACATGATATATCTCATTATCGTCACCCAGAGAACCATACCGAAGATATGGGATCCTTATGATATATTGGGAATTTCGCGGGTATGTCTTCATTCCGGTCCTGCGGCTGAAGCCTTTCCTTAGACATTAGCTTGTTCTGATGATTGACCTGCCCTCCCTATTTTAGAGCGCCGATGAACGAGCTATTAGTCGGCATTACAAGCGGCTTTCGATGAAATACCATCCGGATAAGATTAAACCTGATCCTGCTAAGAATGAAACCCTCGAAATGTTAAACGATCGCTTCGTCGAGTTGACCAAGGCGTACAAGGCTCTGACTGACGAGGAGATTCGAAATAACTATCTCCAATATGGCCACCCCGATGGAAAACAGAGCTTTAGCATTGGTATTGCTCTACCTCAATTCATTGTTACCGAAGGAAACGGCAAATATGTGCTCCTCGTTTACGGTCTTGTGCTTGGGGTGTTGTTACCGTATATTGTCGGGAAGTGGTGGTACGGTTCTCAGCGATATACCAAGGACAAAGTCCTTGTTGCCAGCGCTGGAAATATCTTCCGAGAATATAAACCGAGTTTAGGCGTTGGTGGAATAATCGGTGCCCTCAGCGCCGGGGAGGAATTTAACCAGATGCTCGCAAACGACCAGGCCCATTCTGGATTAGCAACCGTAGAGCAGAAGATATTGACGGAAGCTGATTCAGGCGCTCTTGTAGCCGGATTATCCGCGAAAGATCGCAAAGCGTTAAGTGAACTGGATGATGAAAGGAGAAGGAAGGTGCTGGCCCTACTATGGGCTTATCTTGGAAGAGTTGATCTTGATAATCCCACCCTTGATACTGGTTGGTTTATTCCTATCACCTTTATATTGAGTAATATTAACTTGTCGTTCCCTCTAGAAAAGTATGAGGTCGCTCCTATTGCCATTTCTCTTAACGATGCATTTACATCGATTTCGCTTTCATTCGGCAATCTACTGCCCATCCTTGGCTCATTACATGCATCGCAGCATATCATACAAGCTGTACCGCCAGGCTCATCTCCTCTTCTCCAATTACCATATTTCACGCCTAAAGTAATTCGAAATATTGAAGGCGAGCACTCGAAGAATCATATGTCTATCCAGAGATACATGAATTTATCGGAAGATTCACGAAGGAAGCTTACAATCGGTCCTGGGCTGCTTACAGAGAAACAGTATCAAACAGCAGTGTCGGTTGTGAAACAAATTCCCGCCTTTGAAGTTTCCAAAGCATTTTTCAAGGTAGTTGGAGAGAAAGTTGTCACGCCTAGCAGTCTTGTTCAGCTTGTCGTTAAAGGCCGTTTCATCCCGCCTGGTTACACGAATGTCCCCGAAGTCAATGAACTTGAACTTGAGGACATCGATTCAGACGAAGAGGATTCTGACGCTGTGATGGGCCGTAAAGGAGCAAAGCCCAAGACGTCCAAGCCTGCgaagcaagaagaagaagaaattcaaccacCTCTCGCACATGCTCCCTATTTTGCTCGTGATCATTCACCCCGGTGGCACATTTTCCTTGCAGACGTCAAAGCAGATAGAATGGCTGTACCTCCATTTACCTTCACGACTTTCGACAAGCCTATATTCGATGAGAAAGGAAACCCCACGTTCAATATGCAAACCTTGAAGATGCAATTTCAAGCTCCACCTCAAATTGGAAACTTCCCATTTACTTTATATGTTGTCTGTGATAGTTACATTGGATTTGACACCTGGAGGGACGTTGTCCTGGAGGTTGAAGGTTTCGCCAAAGCAGCACAGTTGGCGGAGGATGATGAAATTAGCGAACCTGATGAAGGTATGGCAATAACGCCCTGGTATGTTTATTGTTTATCACGATACTAATTTTAAGCCTAGATTCGCTTGCAGGTCAAATGCAGGCTCTTAAAACCGGGCAAGCACCGGCTCCAAGGAAAAAGCGACCCGCCAAAGACGAATCTagcgaagaagatgagagcGATACGGAAGGCGACGTGGATGATGATACCAGCGCCACTGACACAGAGACAGACACAGATGGAGAATAGCCGCGAACAAAAAGGCCGGATTGTATATTTAATTGAGCGAGGTCGTCCCATGAGACGCTCTATATCCCAGTCTTTGTCGCTTTCTTTCTTACGAGCTTATTAATGGCGGACATATTATAGAACTTCTTTTTATCTCGGTCGCGTTGCGATTCTCCTCCGTGTGTTTAGGGGGCTGTCTGTCTTCCGGTTATAAGCATCCATGGGCAAATTTTTTTAAGCTGTGCTTTGCCGGATGAATTAACCACAGGGATAAATTTAGCATCATGATGAAAATCCCATATCTGAATCACCTTTTTTGTGAATTGTGATTTCTGGGGCCCGAAAGGAGGCGAAAATGGGAAAGTACAAAATCGTTGGCCATATCGGATGGGCATGATCTGGTTTGTAGAGGCTAATTGGAGATACTCCTCTATTCCCGCATTTGCAATGTTATAGGAGAGGAATATTTCAGAAACAATTGAGACAATGTGGTACAGCATATCTTGGAGGCCGTCTTTTCCTGTGAAGCGTTTTCTCAGTGAAAGGTGTTGGAAAGATAAAAGCAGTCAAAATGCGCTCCCATGCAGGGTGCAGTCAGGTATGAAATTCAATTAGAAGATTATTTTTATCCAATAGAAAATAAACCCAGTTTTAATCAAAGATTCGTGTCATCGAGCAAACCCAGTTATTATTTCACTCATCCATCTCAATGTAAGCCGTCGATATGCAAACGAGGTAAATTAAAACAATCTCACTCTTCtaaattttgaagaagactCGCCACAAAGTGAACAAGGTAGAACATACCGCGCGGAAAGATCATCTGAAAGCAACCATAACAAGATCACAAACCAAGAAAAATCGTCAGGTATAGTCCAGGGACATCTCGATTCTCAACCGGTCCATGCGAGTTCCACTTACCACAGGATACAGATTACTAAAACGGCAGAGCCACAGATGCATGCCTACAACATCCTCGCGTGATCGAAGAAGTTAGGGAAGGGATTTTGGCCTCCCGGACCTTGCTGGAGTGATCTGTGATACATGGCCTCATTGCGGGACCAGCGCTGAAGTTTTGTGAACGTACATTATCTATACGCCAAAATCTGGAAACCAATCACCAGGCTTCTGACCATTACAACAACCTTCTCAGGACAGAGAAATGAAGCGTGAATCAAAATTCCTTGGTTGAGTCAGCTCTCTAGGATAGATTTTTGTTGTCAGTAATGGCTTTTTGAGCAAGCAGCAAATATGTTTTGCAGAAGTTGTTATACTAAGCCATAATGTCAGTTTTAAATTTTCTAATAATAGTGATAACTTAATTACTTATCTGAAACGCCAGTAAAACATGCTAGCCTGAAAGCCAAAATCATTCTgagactacggagtacagagtactccaaTGCAAGTTGTCTTGCTGATCAAaagaatactccgtaccaaCTGAAAAGCAGATAACTTGACAGAAAGGTCCATTTAGGAAAACGACAATTCTGACCCTAGAACTCTAGGATCACAACTTGTAGTTGTGGTCCGCGCCTACAGCATCAGGACGCGTAATGAAGACATCTGGAGTCGATCCCCACATATCGTGGTTCCTATCTAGCTTCCTTTACCGATATTGAGCTGTCGAACCATTTGCTTAGGGCTTAAGCCTTCGTCCGCACCTTGCACAGGATCATATCATTAGTAAACCTCTGGGGACTAGGGGAGATGCTAGCATTTTAGGCAAGTGACTTGGTTACAGATATCCCCATCCTATCTTAGTGCCCTGCTACAATTGCGACCATGTCGAACTGACCGTGTCTTTTACTCTGAACTCCGGGAACTTGCGAGTCACAATAAACGGACCTCTGCTTGAAAATATATAAATGAAgctttctctctctcgacATTAGTTTCCTGCTAATCTAAGTTCGGTATTATCTGATTTTGATATTAAGTCTTCTCTGCTATAAGTAAAAATGAAAAGTCTGTTGTGTCTAAAAAGATGATTAGAATTGCTTAGTTCAAGCTTTCGGTCACTCATGGAAGTATTCAGCATTATGCATCTCTCCGTATAAATACTGGTTCTATAAAATTCATCATGCCGATCATTGCCGACGACAAGACCCCGCTGTAGCGGTGGATGGTTTAGGAGGGGGATGCAGGGCCCCAGTTGGTGCCACTCAAGAAATTGGGGTCCTGGGTATTAAAAGGGAGCATCTGCGGCGACGATGCTCCGGGAATTGACGTGTCCGGAGAGAACGGCAGGGTATTGCCAGCGGGTTTACCCGCCTTCTCCAATGCGAGCTTCAAAAGGCGATTTAAACTCAGAGATGCACGATGGGCGGAGTCGCTGGTAATCGAAAGTGCTTCGAGCCATCGAATCACAAGAGCTGATTCCGCGataatattttctttctctgccgGGATATGCTGCATATCGAAGGATACCTCCGTCATCAAAACCACACCAGCTTGGATCAGGTAATGAAGGGCACACCACCAAGGTGTCGCACGATAGAATTCGACAGCATCGACATGGGCCGGTAGTAGTTGGACTAGGTTTCGTGCTGCTGATAGGCAGCGCAGTGCAGCGTCTGCATCTGATTGTCGAGAAGCTTCAGACTGAGAAGGAATTGCTGCATTTAGCTTGTATATATCGCAGAGGCCCGGCTTATTAATAAGCATCTTTGCACTCAAATATCTGAGCGAGAGATACATGCGCTGAGCCAAGGGCACCCCTGCAATATTATCATGCTTCGGTGAGACCAAGAGACCAGGAGAAAGGTCATTTTCCCAGTGAATTAGTTTGCTGTTTAAATCAATAACCATTTTTTGGACACGTGCCCATGTTTGATTTACCGTACTCGAGCTGTACAGAGCACCCAGGGCCTCATTGACAATCGAGTCCAAGCGAAGACTGGCAACAAAGACATCGAAATCACACGACAATGAACCCTTCCGGCTACCCGCCATGGGAATTGTCAGTGTCGATCCTTGCGAGGCAAAGCGTTCTGCTGCTGATGGATTAGAATAGTAAGTATCTGTGGCGCTCGACAGTTGTGTGCTTATATGTCGATCTTGAATCGAGGAAGGAAGCCCGGTTAGGAGAGATAGCAACCGTTCGGCGGAACAAAGCGAATGCCAAACCTTCACTCGAAGCTCTCTTTCTTCGTCGGAAGTATTTGGGGGATTATCAACCAGGTGTAGCGCCTGACCGTAGGCATATCTAACGGCCAAAGCTATTAAGTATGAA includes:
- the SEC63 gene encoding secretory subunit (BUSCO:196094at4751~EggNog:ENOG410PFF7~COG:O~TransMembrane:3 (o14-35i77-95o204-226i)~BUSCO:3886at33183), with the protein product MSSKDYNYDEQGQFFPFFILTLTGLVTLPLTYTLLKPVKGLETSAPRIQSDFKPHHASLIEGQKQKLLRKERRIKRIITVFAGYAIMAYMIYLIIVTQRTIPKIWDPYDILGISRSADERAISRHYKRLSMKYHPDKIKPDPAKNETLEMLNDRFVELTKAYKALTDEEIRNNYLQYGHPDGKQSFSIGIALPQFIVTEGNGKYVLLVYGLVLGVLLPYIVGKWWYGSQRYTKDKVLVASAGNIFREYKPSLGVGGIIGALSAGEEFNQMLANDQAHSGLATVEQKILTEADSGALVAGLSAKDRKALSELDDERRRKVLALLWAYLGRVDLDNPTLDTEKYEVAPIAISLNDAFTSISLSFGNLLPILGSLHASQHIIQAVPPGSSPLLQLPYFTPKVIRNIEGEHSKNHMSIQRYMNLSEDSRRKLTIGPGLLTEKQYQTAVSVVKQIPAFEVSKAFFKVVGEKVVTPSSLVQLVVKGRFIPPGYTNVPEVNELELEDIDSDEEDSDAVMGRKGAKPKTSKPAKQEEEEIQPPLAHAPYFARDHSPRWHIFLADVKADRMAVPPFTFTTFDKPIFDEKGNPTFNMQTLKMQFQAPPQIGNFPFTLYVVCDSYIGFDTWRDVVLEVEGFAKAAQLAEDDEISEPDEDSLAGQMQALKTGQAPAPRKKRPAKDESSEEDESDTEGDVDDDTSATDTETDTDGE
- a CDS encoding uncharacterized protein (EggNog:ENOG410PKDN~COG:K~TransMembrane:1 (o220-236i)) yields the protein MAAKLERYESLLSELLPNQDANRQQDIRNALSEASSRKAAISIRRFAEEDSLSGEDAIEDEHSVLVSTTSPQLQNCAQHNAIVSVGSAGYLGNSSVVHWVEEVMMKLATNKLVSKSHDLTPGALDSLAGMADEPSLNDIESLLVHDCTYFANDITQSQVSGISQSIDAALQLPPKSTAELLIDSYFSTVHPVFPVIAERNFIPQYLSYRETTQPPNGSCLWLAILNVVFAIGALFSERVRMPHEGLDHIVYWIRSRVLGQEPIQMINLPTMEHIQLLTISGMYCIASYQINRASYLIALAVRYAYGQALHLVDNPPNTSDEERELRVKVWHSLCSAERLLSLLTGLPSSIQDRHISTQLSSATDTYYSNPSAAERFASQGSTLTIPMAGSRKGSLSCDFDVFVASLRLDSIVNEALGALYSSSTVNQTWARVQKMVIDLNSKLIHWENDLSPGLLVSPKHDNIAGVPLAQRMYLSLRYLSAKMLINKPGLCDIYKLNAAIPSQSEASRQSDADAALRCLSAARNLVQLLPAHVDAVEFYRATPWWCALHYLIQAGVVLMTEVSFDMQHIPAEKENIIAESALVIRWLEALSITSDSAHRASLSLNRLLKLALEKAGKPAGNTLPFSPDTSIPGASSPQMLPFNTQDPNFLSGTNWGPASPS